A portion of the Lolium rigidum isolate FL_2022 chromosome 1, APGP_CSIRO_Lrig_0.1, whole genome shotgun sequence genome contains these proteins:
- the LOC124674885 gene encoding pyruvate dehydrogenase E1 component subunit alpha-2, mitochondrial-like, which yields MAAAILRRLNPTAAQRVAPLLPLARAASDSTSPLTIETSLPFFPHNIDPPSRTVSTTPAELLATFRTMALMRRAEIAADSLYKAKLIRGFCHLYDGQEAVAVGMEAAITRRDAIITAYRDHCLYLARGGTLVAAFAELMGRVDGCSRGKGGSMHFYKKDAGFFGGHGIVGAQVPLGCGLAFAQRYRKEGTVTFDLYGDGAANQGQLFEALNMAALWKLPVILVCENNHYGMGTAEWRASKSAAYYTRGDYVPGLKVDGMDFLAVKQACKFAKEHVLENGPIILEMDTYRYHGHSMSDPGSTYRTRDEIAGIRQERDPIERVRKLILAHDLATAQELKDMEKEIRKEVDTAIAKAKESPMPDESELFKNVYVNDCGLESFGVDRKVVRTVLP from the exons ATGGCCGCGGCGATCCTCCGCCGCCTCAACCCCACCGCCGCGCAACGCGTGGCGCCGCTGCTACCCCTCGCACGAGCAGCCTCCGACTCGACCTCACCGCTCACCATCGAGACCTCCCTCCCCTTCTTCCCGCACAACATCGACCCGCCCTCCCGCACCGTCTCCACCACCCCCGCCGAGCTCCTCGCCACCTTCCGCACCATGGCGCTGATGCGGCGCGCCGAGATCGCCGCCGACTCGCTCTACAAGGCGAAGCTCATCCGGGGCTTCTGCCACCTCTACGACGGGCAGGAGGCGGTGGCCGTGGGCATGGAGGCGGCCATCACGCGCcgcgacgccatcatcaccgcctacCGCGACCACTGCCTCTACCTGGCCCGCGGGGGCACCCTCGTGGCCGCCTTCGCGGAGCTCATGGGCCGCGTCGACGGATGCTCCAGGGGCAAGGGCGGCTCCATGCACTTCTACAAGAAGGACGCCGGGTTCTTCGGCGGCCACGGCATCGTCGGCGCGCAGGTGCCGCTCGGGTGCGGCCTCGCCTTCGCGCAGAGGTACAGGAAGGAGGGGACTGTCACGTTTGATCTGTATGGGGATGGCGCTGCTAACCAGGGCCAGCTCTTTGAGGCGCTCAACATGGCCGCGCTCTGGAAGCTGCCCGTCATACTCGTCTGCGAGAACAACCACT ATGGGATGGGGACGGCCGAGTGGAGGGCCTCCAAGAGCGCGGCGTACTACACGCGCGGGGACTATGTGCCCGGGCTCAAG GTTGATGGGATGGATTTCCTCGCGGTGAAACAGGCCTGTAAATTtgccaaagaacatgttcttgagaATGGACCAATT ATTCTTGAGATGGACACATACAGATACCATGGCCATTCTATGTCAGATCCAGGCAGCACGTACCGCACTAGAGATGAGATTGCAGGAATAAGACAG GAACGTGATCCGATTGAGCGGGTCAGAAAGCTGATACTGGCCCATGACTTGGCAACAGCCCAGGAGCTTAAG GACATGGAGAAGGAAATTAGGAAGGAAGTTGACACTGCAATTGCCAAAGCAAAG GAAAGCCCAATGCCTGACGAATCCGAGCTGTTCAAAAATGTGTATGTCAACGACTGCGGCCTGGAG TCTTTTGGGGTGGACAGGAAGGTTGTGAGAACCGTTCTTCCTTAG